AAGGCCGGCACTGTGAGGCACATCTACTTTGTGGCAGAGACTAAGGGGACGATGTCCTCGATGAAGCTGCGTGAGATCGAGAAAACGAAGATCGAATGCGCCCGTAAATTCTTCACCGAAATCAGTCAGAGGATCACTGAAGACCGCGTCAAGTATGACGTCGTCACGGATTACGCAAGGCTGATGGATGTGGTTGGACGGGTTGCCAGTACCTGATCGAGGGTTTCGCTTCGCCGGTGAACGGAACCTCCGTCCGATCCGGCATCGAACATTCAGTTGCCCGGCGCACAGATCATCAGGCCGGGGTTAAGGGCTTCGGACCGCCCGTCACGCCGCTTGCAAGCTACGCGGCAAGCGCCGCGCCGGGCTGCGTCGTGCCAGGATTCGGGGCCGCCAGACTGCCTCCGCAAGCTCCGGCAGACTGGCTCCGTGGCTTCGTTCGACGCCTGGCCCCTTCGTTCCCGCCCGCACTCCGCCACGGCACCCTTCGCCCCAAAAGACGGGGCCAAGGGCTTGCGGCTCCGCAGCGGGCTGCGCCGTGCCGGGATTTACCGCTGCCGGATGCTTTGCAACCGGCTCGGTGGCTTCGGTCAGCGTTGGTTCCCTTCGTTGGTTCCCTTCGTTGGTTCCCTTCGTTGCCGCTTGCGCGGTGGCACTGGCAGGCCCGGCATTCGCCCGGCCTGCCGCGCCCCCGCACGGCGCTGCGCTTTCCCGCCCGCAATTATCTCAGGCTTCGGTAAAGGTTCGGTGCGCCCTGCCCAGCCAGGGTCGGTGTCGGCAACTGAACATAATGCTGGGAATTATGCGCAGCACAAAAGGCGTGCTGTCCGCTTCGCCGCATAATTTGCATTATGTGTAAGTTGCCTCCGCCTGTTCTTGACCCCCCGCCCGCCTGCCCGTCCGCCCCCAAGGGGCTCCCTGGGGGCTTCGCTCAGGCGCTCTGATTCATCGGAATGACTTCGGCGCCGGCTTTCAGCTTGTCGAGGTAGTCCGCCCACTTCTGCATCATCTTCCGCCGCTCCCGTAGGTGGGCCGTGCGGTTGTAGGCGCGTCCGTTCGGATCGCGCACGGCGTGGGCGAGCTGGTGCTCGATGAAGTCAGGCCGAAAGCCCAGTACTTCATCCAGGATGGTACGCGCCATCGCCCGGAAGCCGTGGCCGCTCATTTCTTCCTTGCTGATTCCCATGCGTCGCATGGCTGCGAGGATGGCGTTATCGCTCATGGGCTTGTCGCCCCTGGGATTCCGGGCGCTGGGGAAAACGTATCGGCCGTTGCCTGTGAGGGGATGCAGCTCGCGGAGGATGTCCATGGCCTGGCGGGAGAGGGGGACGATATGCGGTGTATTGGTCTTCTTCACCGTATAGCGCCACTCCGCTGCATCCAGATCGATGTCGGCCCATTCGGCATGGCGCAGTTCGCCGGGGCGGACGAACACCAGCGGCGCAAGGCGCAGGGCGCAGCGCACGGGGAGGGTGCCTTCATACCCATCCAGAGCGCGTAATACCTCGGCTACTTTCTTGGGCTCGGTGACGGAGGCGAAATGCGTTCCCTTGACCGGTGGCAACGCGCCGCGCAGATCGCCGGTGGGGTCACGTTCGGCCCGGCCGGTCGCCACGGCATAGCGGAACACCTGGCCACAATTGCCAAGGGCACGATGCGCGGTTTCCAGGGCGCCGCGCTGCTCAATTCGACGAATGACTTCCAGCAGTTGCGGGGCGGTGATGTCGGCGACGGGCTTGCCGCCGAGCCACGGGAAGATGTCGCGCTCCAGGCGGCGGATGATTCGGTCGCCGTGATTGGCTGACCAGTTGGGGGAGTGCTTGGCGTACCATTCGCGGGCGACCGCCTCGAAGCTGTTGGCCGCTCGCTCCACCTTCGCGGCCTTGGTGGCCTTGCGGTTTTCGCTGGGGTCGATGTCATTGGCCAGCAGCTTGCGCGCCTCGTCCCGCCGATCACGGGCATCCTTCAGGGATACATCGGGATAGACACCCAGGGAGAGCCGCTTCTCCTTGCCCCCATATCGGTACTTCAGCCGCCACCACTTGCCCCCGCTGGGGGCAACTTCCAGATACAGCCCGCCGCCGTCAAAGAGCTTCCGGGCCTTATCGCCGGCTTTGGCGTTGCGGATGGCGGTATCGGTGAGGGGCATGGGGGCAACTCCCTGTGCTTGTTGTGCTGTTGCCCCTAATGCTGCCCCCAGTTGCCCCCGGATGTCAATGGATGCTGTAGGGCCTCCATGGACCGGAATTGCAGGTAATTCGTTGAAATCAGGCAATAAAAAAGCCGTCCTAGGACGGCTTTGGATGTTGAATTGGTGGAGGCGGCGAGAATCGAACTCGCGTCCGCAGGTCCTCCGCCATCGGCTCTACATGCTTATCCGCGCCTTTGTATTTAACTGCCGGCTACCCGACGGGCAGGGAAGACCAACAGCGATTCCGGTTGGAGTTTAACGAATCTGCCCCGGACGAGCTTCATCGCGATCCTGTGAGAATCGACGCCTGAATGTCCCGTCTACCCGAAGGTATAAAGGACTCTGGACGCACAGGCACGGCTCCAGTCAGACGGCATTCTACCGGTTTTTAAGCGGCGAGTGCGTAGTTGTCGTCGTTGGCAACTATGATTGTACAGATGGATTTACGAGGGAATCTGTATCCTCGGCATGCACCTCAGGTTTTGTAACCCACGTCGAAACCAGGTCGCCCCCGATTTCGGTGTGTCTTCCCTAATATGCGGCCAATCAGCGGGTTTTTCAAGGCCGGATCTGCCGCATTCAGAACATAAGACAGGGGTTTGCCGGGAAAGTTCCCTTACCTGGCACCGGATTTCATGATCCGCTGCTTCTCCCGGGCCCAGTCGCGCTCCTTGATGGCGGCGCGCTTGTCGTGGGCCTTCTTGCCCTTGGCCAGGCCGATCTCCAGCTTGGCCCGGCCGCGCTTCCAGTACATGGCCAGCGGTATCAGGGCGTAGCCCTTGCGCTCCACGGCGCCGATCAGCTTGTCCAGTTCCTCGCGGTGCAGCAGCAGCTTGCGGGTGCGGGTGGGATCCGGATGGATGTGGGTGGAGGCGGTCAGCAGCGGGGTGATCAGGCAGCCGAAGAGAAAGGCCTCGCCGTCCTTGACGATGACATAGCTCTCGGTCAGCTGCACCTTGCCGGCACGCAGGCTCTTGACCTCCCAGCCCTCCAGGGCCAGGCCGGCCTCGAAGCGCTCCTCGATGTGATAGTCGTGGCGCGCCTTCTTGTTCAGGGCGATGGTGCTGCCGCCGCTGCCTGTTTTGTTGGATTTACTCTTGGCCATGACGCGCATTATACGGGCAGGCGCGGGCGCCGGCCATGAGAATCATAGCCCGGTCTATTGTGTAAGCGGCCGTTTTTCCGGACAATTGCCGGAAACAATACATCCAAGGGGGAAGTCCATGCCTGCACGCCGTACGTCGATCCACGGAGAGTGGTCATCGCGCCTGGCCTTCATTCTGGCCGCGACCGGTTCGGCAGTGGGACTGGGCAACATCTGGCGCTTCCCCTACGTGACCGGCGAGAGCGGCGGCGGTGCCTTCGTGATCCTCTATCTGGTCTGCGTGGCCGCCATCGGCCTGCCGGTGATGATGGCCGAAATCATGCTGGGCCGGCGCGGCCGCCAGAGCCCGATCAACACCATGCGTACCCTGGCCCGGGAAGAGGGGCGCAGCCCGGCCTGGCAGTACGTGGGCTGGCTGGGCATGGCGGCGGGTTTCCTGATCCTGTCCTTCTACAGCGTGATCGCCGGCTGGACTCTGGCCTATGCGCTGCGCACCGTCAGCGGCGTGTTCAACGGGGCGACCGCGGAGGGTGTGGCGGCCATCTTCGAAGAATTCATCAGCGATCCCGAGCGGCTGCTGGCCTGGCATACCATCTTCATGGTGATGACCACCATCGTGGTCTCGCGCGGGGTGAAAAGCGGCCTGGAGCAGGCGGTGCGCTACCTGATGCCGGCGCTGTTCGTGCTGCTGGTGGTGATGGTCGGCTATGCCATGAACACCGGCCAGTTCGAGCAGGCGGTGAACTACCTGTTCACGCCCGATTTCAGCAAGATCACCAGCGGCGTGGTACTGAACGCCATGGGCCAGGCCTTCTTCAGCCTCAGCCTGGGCATGGGCGCGATCATGATCTACGGCTCCTACCTCTCGCACACAGCCTCCATCCCGCGCACGGCGGCCATCATTGCCCTGATGGACACCCTGGTGGCGATCCTGGCCGGGCTGGCCATCTTCCCGCTGGTGTTCGAGTACGGACTCGCGCCCTCGGCCGGGCCGGGGCTGATCTTCCAGACCCTGCCCATCGCCTTCGGCCAGATGCCGGGCGGAGCGCTGGTCGGTTTCCTGTTCTTCGTGCTGCTGGTGTTCGCGGCCTGGACCTCGGCCATCTCCCTGGTCGAGCCGGTGGTGGCCTGGCTGGTGGAGAACCGCGGCATGCAGCGGGTCAAGGCCGCGGCGCTGACCGGACTGATGGCCTGGCTGTGCGGCATCCTGGCGCTGCTGTCACTCAACCTGTGGTCGGGCGATGCGCGCTTCACCTTCTTCGACAAGGGCTTCCTGGATCTGTTCGACTGGGTGACCTCCAATGTGATGCTGCCATTGGGCGGGCTGCTGATCTCGGTGTTCGCGGCCTGGATCATGACCCGCGAGTCCAGCCGCGGCGAACTGGGTCTGGCCAACGGCATGGGCTATACCCTGTGGCGGGTGCTGGTGCGCTATGTCACACCGGTGGCGATCGGACTGATTCTGCTGAACAAAACAGGTATCCTTACACCCTGAGCACAAGCAGATTCAGCCGTTCGCATGACAACCTCCATTCAACGCAGTGCCCTGGTGCCCTATACCCCGGCCGAGATGTTCGCCCTGGTCAGCGATATCGACACCTATGCCGATTTCCTGCCCTGGTGCAGCGCCTCGCGGGTGCTGGAGCGTCCGGACGAGGACCAGCTCAAGGCCCGGGTCGAGATCAGCAAAGGCGGCCTCCACAAGGCCTTCACCACCCATAACCGCCACCAGCAGGACAAGTGCATCGAGATGCGGCTGGTGGAGGGCCCGTTCAAGCGTCTGGAGGGGTTCTGGCAGTTCGACCCCATGGGTGAGACCGCCTGCAAGGTGTCGCTGGACCTGGAGTTCGAGTTCGCCAACCGGATGCTGTCGATGATGGTGGGGCCGGTGTTCAACCAGATCGCCAATACCCTGGTGGATGCCTTCCATGAACGCGCACGGCAGGTCTATGGAAAGCGCTGACCGCATCCAGGTGGAGGTGGCCTATGCCCGCCCGGACCAGCAGGTGATTCTGCCGCTGGAGGTGGCGCGCGGGACCACGCTGCGCCAGGCCATCGAGCAGTCCGGCATCCTGGAACAGTTCCCCGAGATCGACCTGGAACAGCAGCAGCTGGGTATTTTCGGCAAGCTCAACAAGCCGGACACCGAACTGCGCGAGGGCGACCGGGTGGAGATCTACCGATCGCTGATCGCCGATCCCAAGGAGGTGCGCAAACAGCGCGCGGCGGCGGGCAAGAAGATGAAGAAGGGCGGCGGGGATCTGGACAAGGAAGGGTGATTTTCATATCCCCTGACCCTGGCCCTCTCCCGCCAGGGGAGGTGGGATGGAAGTTCGCAGACCGGGCTAAGCGCAGCGTTCCAGGCAATCCCGGTGGCTGCCGGAAACGGGCCTGGCGGTCCTCATTCCAGCCTGCGACCTATCCACCGTCATTCCCGCGCAGGCGGGAATCCATGGGCCGCGGCGGTTTCCGGGTCCCGGCCTGCGCCGGGATGACGGTGTTATACCCTTGAGCAGGCGCCATCAGGACTTCGCCTGTTTTGCTAGCGCGGCAGTTCGTCGTCCTGGCTGAAGGTGATCCACTGCCACAGGCGCGACAGCAGCCCGCGCGGCTTGCGCTGCTGCGGCGGTACCGTGACCGTGGTGCTCTGCGGCGGTTCGGCGCCGGGGGCATCGGGATCCGGCCGCAGGTCGCCGGTGATCTCGCTCAACCGGTCGTTCTCGAACCGCAGGCTCACGTGGTAGCTCTCGCGTTCACCCCGACCCGGCTGCATCCAGTAGACATAATCCCAGCGGTCGGCGTGGAAGGTGTCGTCGACCATCGGCGTGCCCAGGATCAGCTGGACCTGGCGCTTGTCCATGCCCGGCTCCAGCCGGTTCAGGTCGTACTGTTCGACCACGTTGCCCTGCTGGACGTCGACGCGGTGCACGAACGGCAGGCGCTCGACGCCGGCGCAGCCACTGATCAGCAGGCTTGTCAAAACGGTTGAAGAAATGAGAAGCTTTCGCATAAGTATCAAAAATACCGGTCACGTCTGGGCGTTGTGCGCGGCATGATAACCCAATTGTGGCGGCGATTCACGGACACGGCATGAGGACAGCCAGGTGGAATCACAGGATCTGCGCAAAGTCGGTTTGAAGGTCACCCTGCCCAGGATGAAGATCCTGGAAATTCTGGAACAGAACGAGCAGCGTCACCTCAGTGCCGAGGATGTCTACAAGGCCCTGCTGGAGGCCGGAGAGGATATCGGCCTGGCCACGGTCTACCGGGTTCTGACCCAGTTCGAGACCGCCGGCCTGGTCACGCGCCATCACTTCGAGGGCGGGCATTCGGTGTTCGAGTTGTCCCAGGGCGAGCATCATGACCATATCCTGTGCGTCAAATGCGGCCGGGTGGACGAGTTCGTCGACGAGGTCATCGAGGAACGCCAGCACAAGATCGCCGAGAAGGCCGGTTACGAAATGACCGACCACAGCCTGTACATCTACGGGGTGTGCGAGAAGTGCCGCAAGGAGGGTTAAACTCCTTGCTCCCTCGTCATTGCGAGCAACGCGAAGCAATCTCCTAACGGTGGCGGTAGCCCGAACGAGATTGCCACGGCGCTTCGCGCCTCGCAATGACGAGGATTGTTATTTCCGCTGCGCCGTTTTCTTCTTTCCCTTCTTTTTCTTCGCTTCTCCCTGCTGCGCCCGCGCGATCATCTCCTCGGCGTGCCGGCGGGTGGAATCGGTGATCTCCATCCCCCCAGCATGCGGGCGATCTCGTCGCTGCGCTCGGTGTCGCTGAGCGCACGGATGCGGGTGCGGGTGCTGTCGTCGCCGGTGAGCTTGTGCACCTGGTAGTGCTGGTGGGCCTGGGCGGCGACCTGCGGCAGATGGGTCACGCACAGCACCTGGCTGCGTTCGCCCAGGCCGCGCAGCTGGCGGCCCACCACCTCTGCAATGGCGCCGCCGATGCCGCTGTCGACCTCATCGAATACCAGCGTGGGGGTCGTGGCGGCATCCTTGGCCACCACCTGGATGGCGAGGCTGATGCGGGAGAGTTCGCCGCCTGAAGCGACCCTGGCCAGGGCTTGCGGCGGCTGGCCCGGGTTGGCGCTGACCCGGAACTCGATCCGGTCCAGGCCATGTCGGCTCGGCTGCTCGTCCTCGAGCGCTTCGACCTGCACCTCGAAGCGCCCACCCGGCATGCCCAGTTCCTGCATCCCCTCGGTAATGGCCTGGCCCAGATCGGCGGCCGCCTTGCGCCGCTGCCTGCGCACCCCCAGGGCCTGCTCGCGCCAGGCCTGCTCCAGTGCGGTGATTTCCTGTGCCATGGCGTCGCGGTTCTGGTCGGCCTGTTCCAGGCGGGCCAGTTCGGTGCGGGTATCCTCCAGCAGCTGTGGCAGCGCCGCCGGCTCGATCCGGTGCTTGCGTGCCAGCTGCTGCAGGGCGGCGATGCGGCTCTCCAGATACTGCAGCCGCTCCGGGTCCAGCTCCAGCCGGTCCAGGAAGCGGCGCAGTTCGTCGGCCGCCTCGCGTGTCTGGACCTGAGCCGTGCCCAGCAGTTCCAGTACGCCTTTCAGCCGGTCATCGACGGTCTCGAAGCGTTCCAGCGCATCCACGCCCTGGCTGAGCAGGCCGTCGGCGCTGAGTTCGTCGTCATAGAGCCAGCCCAGGGTCTGGTTGCAGCGTTCGATCAGTTCGCCGGCATGCGCCAGGCGCCGGTGCTCGGCCTCGATCGCCTCCCACTCGCCGGGGGCGGGCGCCAGGCGTTCGAGCTCGTCGAGGTGGAAGCGCAGCAGGTCCAGCCGATCGTCGCGCTGACGGGCGGCGTCCTGCAGTTCATCCAGGGCCTGTCTGCGCTCGCGCCACTGGCGGTAGGCCGCGGCCAGCCGACTGATGGCGTCGGTGTGGCCGGCGTAGCTGTCCAGCAGCCTGCGCTGGGTGTCGCGCTGCATGAGCGACTGGTGTTCGTGCTGGCCGTGGATATCGACCAGACGGTCGCCGATGGCCCTGAGTTGCTGTACCGGCACCGGGCTGCCGTTGATATAGGCGCGCGAGCGGCCCTCGCGCAGAATCACCCGGCGCAGCTGGCATTCGCCGCCGGCGGCGAGATCCATTTCCTCCAGCGTCTGCTGGAGTGCAGGCAGGGCGCCGAGGTCGAACAGCACCGCCACCTCGGCCCGGTCGCAGCCGTGGCGGATGACGCCGGTGTCGGCACGGTCGCCCAGTGCCAGGCCCAGAGCGTCGATCAGGATGGACTTGCCCGCACCGGTCTCGCCGGTCAGCACGGTCATGCCGGCACGGAAATCGAGTTCCAGTTCGTCGACGATGACAAAGTCGCGGATGTGGATGTGGGTCAGCATAGGCGTCACAGAAGCGTGCTCAGCGTTCGTCATTGCGAGCGCAGCGCGGCAATCCCTTTACGTCGGCTGTAACGTCTGGAGATTGCTTCGTCACTTTGTTCCTCGCAATGACGTGATTCTTTCACTGGGTGATTGCAAACACTCACGAATGCACGCCCCAGCCGAACTTGCGCTGCAGGATGCCGAAATAATCATAGCCCGGCGTATGGATCAGGCGCAGCTGGTGTTCGTGTCGGCATACCCGTACCCGATCGCCTGGCATCAGGGTGAAATTGACCTGGCCGTCGCAGGTGACCTGGGCCTGGGTATCGTCCCCGTGCAGACCGATATCGATGATGGCGGCATCGTCGATGACAATGGGGCGGTTGTTCAGGCTGTGCGGACAGATGGGCACCAGACCGAAGGCATCCAGCCGCGGGTGCAGGATGGGCCCGCCGCCGGACAGGGCATAGGCGGTCGATCCGGTGGGGGTGCACACGATCAGACCATCGGCGCGCTGGGTGCTGAGCAGGTTGCCGTCGATGTGCACCTCCAGTTCGATCATGCGGGCGATATCCCACTTGTGCACCACCACGTCGTTCAGTGCATCGCTTGCGTTGACCACCTGGTCCCCGCGCAGGACGCGGGCATGCAGCAGGGTGCGGGATTCCTCGCGGTACTGGCCGCTGAGGATCCGGTCCAGATCATCCGTCATGTCCTCGGGCAGGATGTCGGTCATGAAGCCCAGCCGTCCCAGGTTGATGCCGATCAGGGCCACGCCGGCCGGGGCCAGGTCGCGGGCGGCGTTGAGCATGGTGCCGTCGCCCCCGACCACGATGGCCAGGTCGCAGGCGCCGGCCAGGGCCGGGCGCTCCAGCAGCGGCAGGTCGCCGGTGTCGATGCGTTCGCGCATGTCGGCCTCCAGCAGGATCTCCAGCCCGCGTCCGCGCAGGTAGGTGATGAGCCGGTGCAGGGTGTCGCGCACCCGCGGGTCGCCGGTTTTGCTGATCAGGCCGATCCGGGAAAATTCGTTGTGCATTGCTTCCCCCTTGAATGCTGGCGACAGTAGCACGAGCACCCCGCCAGCGGCAATGCTCGCCGGCGCCAACATCCTAATCATGTTGAAATTTTCGCCATTGTCCCGGCTTGACCCGGGCGCAGCGGGTTGCTAGCCTGTCAAGGACTTAGCACTCCTTTTCATTGAGTGCTAAGATCGAATCCAACCCTAGCCACCCCCTGACCACACATGAGCAGGCAGCCTCCCACCGAGTTGATGAACGAACGCGCCCAGCACCTGCTGCGGGTGCTGATCGACCGTTATATCCGTGAGGGTGAGCCGGTCGGCTCGCGTACCCTGGCGCGGGACTCGCGTCTGGACCTGAGTCCGGCCACGGTGCGCAACGTCATGTCCGACCTGGAGGAGATGGGCTTCGTCGCCGCGCCGCATACCTCGGCCGGCCGCATCCCGACGGTGCAGGGCTACCGCCTGTTCGTCGACAGCCTGCTCAACATCCAGCCGCTGGACTCGGTGCAGGTCGAGCAGCTGCGCCAGGAACTGTGGGCCGAGGAGACCGATTCCGGGCGCCTGATCGAGACCGCCTCCAACCTGCTCTCGGACATCACCCGGATGGCCGGGGTGGTGACCCTGCCGCGGCGCGAGCACGTCGCGCTGCGGCGGATCGACTTCCTGCCGCTGTCGCAGAACCGGATCCTGGTGATCCTGGTGATCAACGAGAAGGAGGTCCAGAACCGCATCATCCAGACCGAGCGCACCTTCAGTGCCTCGGAACTGGAGACCATTTCCAATTTCCTCAATGCCCACTTCGCCGGCAAGGACATCCACGCAGTGCGCACCCACCTGATCGACGAGATGCAGCAGGCGCGCCAGGACATGAACGACCTGATGATGTCGGTGGTCTCGGTGGCCGAAAAGGTGTTCTCCGGCGAGGACAGCGACGAGGAGGACTATGTCCTGGCCGGCCAGACCAACCTGATGCAGTTCCGCGAGCTGTCCGACGTGGAGAAGCTGCGCGAGTTGTTCGAGGCCTTCAACCGCAAACGTGACATCCTGCACCTGCTGGATAAGTGCATCTGCGCCAACGGGGTGCAGCTGTTCATCGGTGAGGAGTCCGGTTACCAGGTGCTGGACGAGTGCAGCCTGGTGACCGCCCCCTATTCGGTCGAGGGCGAGGTCATCGGGGTGCTGGGCGTGATCGGGCCCACCCGCATGGCCTACGACCGCATCATCCCCATCGTCGACGCCACCGCCCGTCTCCTGGGCGCGGCCTTGAATTCCAGGAACTGATCCCCAAATAGGACGCAAAGCCCGCGCAGCGAGGCATTTTGCCCCTCCCTTGTGTGAGTACCCGAGGGGCATAGAAGGGCTGCGCTGAGGGGCCCGCAGTTTCGGCAGACGGCGTGGCTGTCGTCGGCATCCTAATTTAATGTAGAATTTCACGAATATTATTTAACAATCTGAATTACGGAGATTATTTATGTCCGACCAGGAGAAGGTGACGACCGAGGCCAATGCGGACGCAGGCGACGAGGAGGCACCTGCGGCCGCGGCGCCGGGCGACGCCGGGGCCCGGCCCGAGGAGATGCAGGCCCTGCTCGAGGATGCCCGCAACAAGGCCGACGAACACTGGAATCAGTGCATCCGCCTGCAGGCCGAACTGGACAACCTGCGCAAGCGCGCCGAGCGCGACGTGGCCAATGCCCACAAGTTCGCCCTGGAGAAATTCGCCAACGACCTGCTGCCGGTCAGGGACAGCCTGGAGATGGGTATAGCCGCCGCCGGCGAGGGCAACGAGGTCGACCCGGTCAAGCTGAGGGAGGGTTCCGAGCTCACCCTGAAGATGCTGGCCGACAGCATGGCCCGGTTCGGGATCCAGCAGATCGATCCCCAGGGCCAGAAGTTCAATCCCGAATACCACGAGGCCATGTCGATGCAGGAACGCAGCGATGTCGAGCCCAACACCGTGGTCACCGTCATCCAGAAGGGCTACACCCTCAACGACCGGCTGATCCGCCCGGCCATGGTGATGGTGTCGCGGGCCCCGGCCCAGGATTCGCCGCAAATCGATGAACGTGCTTGAAACGACGGGAATCGCCCACATCTAGTGGGGCAGACATCGGATAACTGAGCAATCAGGGAACACAGACAAGATCCATTTGGAGAACAGCTATGGGAAAAATCATCGGAATCGATCTGGGCACCACCAACTCCTGCGTGGCGGTGATGGAGGGCGGCAAGGCCCGCGTCATCGAGAACAGCGAGGGTGACCGCACCACGCCGTCCATTGTCGCCTATGCCGAGGACGGCGAGGTCCTGGTCGGCCAGGCGGCCAAACGCCAGGCGGTGACCAACCCGACCAATACCCTGTTCGCCATCAAGCGCCTGATCGGCCGCCGCTTCCAGGACGACGAGGTCCAGAAGGACATCGATCTGGTCCCCTACAAGATCATGAAGGCCGACAACGGCGACGCCTGGGTCGAGGTCAAGGGCAAGAAGATGGCCCCGCCCGAGGTTTCCGCGCGCGTGCTGCAGAAGATGAAGAAGACCGCCGAGGACTACCTGGGCGAAGCCGTGACCGAGGCGGTCATCACCGTGCCGGCCTATTTCAATGATTCCCAGCGCCAGGCCACCAAGGACGCCGGCAAGATCGCCGGTCTGGAGGTCAAGCGCATCATCAACGAGCCGACCGCGGCCGCGCTGGCCTATGGCATGGACAAGGCCCAGGGCGATCGCAAGATCGCGGTCTACGACCTGGGCGGCGGCACCTTCGATATCTCCATCATCGAGATCGCCGACGTCGACGGCGAGCACCAGTTCGAGGTGCTGTCCACCAACGGCGACACCTTCCTCGGCGGCGAGGACTTCGACAAGCGTCTGATCGACTATCTGGCCGAGCAGTTCAAGAAGGACAGCGGCATCGACCTGCGCGGCGACGCGCTGGCCATGCAGCGTCTCAAGGAGGCTGCCGAGAAGGCCAAGATCGAACTGTCCTCCAGCCAGCAGACCGACATCAACCTGCCGTACATCACGGCGGATGCCTCGGGACCCAAGCACCTCAACGTCAAGGTGACCCGGGCCAAGTTCGAATCGCTGGTCGAGGATCTGATCGCCCGCACCATCGAGCCGTGCAGGAAGGCACTGCAGGATGCCGGCGAGTCGGTCGGCGATATCAATGACGTCATCCTGGTCGGCGGCATGACCCGCATGC
This sequence is a window from Thiohalobacter thiocyanaticus. Protein-coding genes within it:
- a CDS encoding tyrosine-type recombinase/integrase; this encodes MPLTDTAIRNAKAGDKARKLFDGGGLYLEVAPSGGKWWRLKYRYGGKEKRLSLGVYPDVSLKDARDRRDEARKLLANDIDPSENRKATKAAKVERAANSFEAVAREWYAKHSPNWSANHGDRIIRRLERDIFPWLGGKPVADITAPQLLEVIRRIEQRGALETAHRALGNCGQVFRYAVATGRAERDPTGDLRGALPPVKGTHFASVTEPKKVAEVLRALDGYEGTLPVRCALRLAPLVFVRPGELRHAEWADIDLDAAEWRYTVKKTNTPHIVPLSRQAMDILRELHPLTGNGRYVFPSARNPRGDKPMSDNAILAAMRRMGISKEEMSGHGFRAMARTILDEVLGFRPDFIEHQLAHAVRDPNGRAYNRTAHLRERRKMMQKWADYLDKLKAGAEVIPMNQSA
- the smpB gene encoding SsrA-binding protein SmpB translates to MAKSKSNKTGSGGSTIALNKKARHDYHIEERFEAGLALEGWEVKSLRAGKVQLTESYVIVKDGEAFLFGCLITPLLTASTHIHPDPTRTRKLLLHREELDKLIGAVERKGYALIPLAMYWKRGRAKLEIGLAKGKKAHDKRAAIKERDWAREKQRIMKSGAR
- a CDS encoding sodium-dependent transporter, whose amino-acid sequence is MPARRTSIHGEWSSRLAFILAATGSAVGLGNIWRFPYVTGESGGGAFVILYLVCVAAIGLPVMMAEIMLGRRGRQSPINTMRTLAREEGRSPAWQYVGWLGMAAGFLILSFYSVIAGWTLAYALRTVSGVFNGATAEGVAAIFEEFISDPERLLAWHTIFMVMTTIVVSRGVKSGLEQAVRYLMPALFVLLVVMVGYAMNTGQFEQAVNYLFTPDFSKITSGVVLNAMGQAFFSLSLGMGAIMIYGSYLSHTASIPRTAAIIALMDTLVAILAGLAIFPLVFEYGLAPSAGPGLIFQTLPIAFGQMPGGALVGFLFFVLLVFAAWTSAISLVEPVVAWLVENRGMQRVKAAALTGLMAWLCGILALLSLNLWSGDARFTFFDKGFLDLFDWVTSNVMLPLGGLLISVFAAWIMTRESSRGELGLANGMGYTLWRVLVRYVTPVAIGLILLNKTGILTP
- a CDS encoding type II toxin-antitoxin system RatA family toxin; this translates as MTTSIQRSALVPYTPAEMFALVSDIDTYADFLPWCSASRVLERPDEDQLKARVEISKGGLHKAFTTHNRHQQDKCIEMRLVEGPFKRLEGFWQFDPMGETACKVSLDLEFEFANRMLSMMVGPVFNQIANTLVDAFHERARQVYGKR
- a CDS encoding RnfH family protein; its protein translation is MESADRIQVEVAYARPDQQVILPLEVARGTTLRQAIEQSGILEQFPEIDLEQQQLGIFGKLNKPDTELREGDRVEIYRSLIADPKEVRKQRAAAGKKMKKGGGDLDKEG
- a CDS encoding outer membrane protein assembly factor BamE, with translation MTSLLISGCAGVERLPFVHRVDVQQGNVVEQYDLNRLEPGMDKRQVQLILGTPMVDDTFHADRWDYVYWMQPGRGERESYHVSLRFENDRLSEITGDLRPDPDAPGAEPPQSTTVTVPPQQRKPRGLLSRLWQWITFSQDDELPR
- the fur gene encoding ferric iron uptake transcriptional regulator: MKILEILEQNEQRHLSAEDVYKALLEAGEDIGLATVYRVLTQFETAGLVTRHHFEGGHSVFELSQGEHHDHILCVKCGRVDEFVDEVIEERQHKIAEKAGYEMTDHSLYIYGVCEKCRKEG
- the recN gene encoding DNA repair protein RecN; protein product: MLTHIHIRDFVIVDELELDFRAGMTVLTGETGAGKSILIDALGLALGDRADTGVIRHGCDRAEVAVLFDLGALPALQQTLEEMDLAAGGECQLRRVILREGRSRAYINGSPVPVQQLRAIGDRLVDIHGQHEHQSLMQRDTQRRLLDSYAGHTDAISRLAAAYRQWRERRQALDELQDAARQRDDRLDLLRFHLDELERLAPAPGEWEAIEAEHRRLAHAGELIERCNQTLGWLYDDELSADGLLSQGVDALERFETVDDRLKGVLELLGTAQVQTREAADELRRFLDRLELDPERLQYLESRIAALQQLARKHRIEPAALPQLLEDTRTELARLEQADQNRDAMAQEITALEQAWREQALGVRRQRRKAAADLGQAITEGMQELGMPGGRFEVQVEALEDEQPSRHGLDRIEFRVSANPGQPPQALARVASGGELSRISLAIQVVAKDAATTPTLVFDEVDSGIGGAIAEVVGRQLRGLGERSQVLCVTHLPQVAAQAHQHYQVHKLTGDDSTRTRIRALSDTERSDEIARMLGGWRSPIPPAGTPRR
- a CDS encoding NAD(+) kinase, which translates into the protein MHNEFSRIGLISKTGDPRVRDTLHRLITYLRGRGLEILLEADMRERIDTGDLPLLERPALAGACDLAIVVGGDGTMLNAARDLAPAGVALIGINLGRLGFMTDILPEDMTDDLDRILSGQYREESRTLLHARVLRGDQVVNASDALNDVVVHKWDIARMIELEVHIDGNLLSTQRADGLIVCTPTGSTAYALSGGGPILHPRLDAFGLVPICPHSLNNRPIVIDDAAIIDIGLHGDDTQAQVTCDGQVNFTLMPGDRVRVCRHEHQLRLIHTPGYDYFGILQRKFGWGVHS